One genomic region from Thunnus maccoyii chromosome 16, fThuMac1.1, whole genome shotgun sequence encodes:
- the LOC121880823 gene encoding glutathione-specific gamma-glutamylcyclotransferase 1-like: MKPRDILKEKSMWIFGYGSLVWKPDFAYKKSKIGYIRGYKRRFWQGDDFYRGDKEKPGRVVTLVKDQEACTWGVAYEVADSQLDQSLQYLNMREVVLGGYMTEVVEFIPQEKGQDSVPALVYIATSDNPTYLGPASDKEIATQIAICRGNMGNNIEYLVRLAEFMRVYCPDVEDDHLFSIEAALLNIFNDCGGIKSPDQKSLLVRAT, from the exons ATGAAACCTCGGGACATCTTAAAAGAGAAGAGCATGTGGATATTTGGATATGGCTCCTTAGTGTGGAAACCTGATTTTGCATACAAGAAGAGCAAAATCGGCTACATTAGAGGATACAAAAGACGCTTCTGGCAGGGAGATGATTTCTATCGAGGGGACAAGGAAAAA CCAGGCAGAGTGGTCACACTGGTGAAGGATCAGGAG GCTTGCACATGGGGAGTAGCCTATGAAGTGGCTGACTCCCAGCTTGATCAGTCCCTTCAGTACCTGAACATGAGAGAGGTGGTGTTGGGGGGTTACATGACAGAAGTGGTAGAGTTCATCCCTCAAGAGAAGGGTCAGGATAGCGTCCCCGCCCTTGTCTACATTGCTACCTCGGACAACCCCACTTACCTCGGCCCAGCATCGGACAAGGAAATCGCCACCCAGATTGCCATCTGTAGAGGCAACATGGGCAACAATATTGAATACCTGGTCCGCCTGGCGGAGTTCATGAGGGTTTACTGCCCTGACGTAGAGGACGATCACCTCTTCTCTATCGAGGCGGctcttttgaacattttcaatgACTGCGGAGGGATCAAATCCCCAGACCAAAAATCCCTCCTGGTGAGAGCTACATAA
- the LOC121880821 gene encoding rho-related GTP-binding protein RhoV-like translates to MAQACQRHDKPNRLREELSCMLVGDGAVGKTSMIISYIFNGYNSEYRQTAFDVFTGLVHVNGIQTRIKLIDTAGQEEFGHLRSLCYAHVDVFILCFSLVNPVSFDNITSKWIPQIRAGNPTSPIVLVGTQSDLRHNVDVLIHLDQRGAKPVHFSQARRLARRVRAHDYAECSALTQHNLKDVFDCAIFAAIKHKHTGTKPQKLNLIKRLKTFCDCGWRKILRFI, encoded by the exons ATGGCGCAGGCCTGTCAGAGACACGATAAACCGAACAGACTGAGGGAAGAACTGAGCTGCATGCTGGTGGGTGATGGAGCAGTGGGGAAGACCAGCATGATTATCAGCTACATCTTCAATGGATACAACAGCGAGTACAGGCAAACAGCTTTTGATGTCTTCACTG GTCTGGTTCATGTGAATGGAATTCAAACTCGTATCAAACTGATAGATACTGCTGGACAG GAGGAATTTGGCCATCTTCGTTCTCTGTGCTATGCCCATGTGGACGTCTTCATCCTCTGCTTCAGCCTTGTCAACCCCGTCTCCTTTGACAATATCACTTCCAAATGGATCCCACAGATCCGCGCTGGCAACCCAACCTCACCCATAGTTCTGGTCGGAACTCAGTCAGATCTTCGCCACAATGTGGACGTCCTTATTCATCTGGACCAGCGCGGAGCCAAACCAGTGCACTTCAGCCAGGCCAGAAGGCTAGCACGCAGGGTCAGGGCTCATGACTATGCGGAGTGTTCAGCTCTGACTCAACACAACCTCAAAGATGTGTTTGACTGTGCTATATTTGCTGCCATTAAGCACAAGCACACTGGCACAAAACCCCAAAAGCTCAACCTGATTAAACGTTTAAAGACTTTTTGTGATTGTGGATGGAGGAAAATACTCAGATTCATCTGA
- the LOC121881294 gene encoding zinc finger FYVE domain-containing protein 1-like gives MSGHGSSSEKGVNTSLICQESYVCGGSEEAAFECDECKSLQCVRCELELHSQELLKSHERVQISPGHVPYCDNCKGGNGDNGKRHRSVVRCQNCKVNLCQDCQKRTHSGGNKKKHQLTSYPPPPKPAEVSSVQTSVQPAVQIADETRSQKAKLQEKISSFLLVDENEEMQIKDEAAFIKSLNCTADQLLKVVSIFGNTGEGKSHTLNHTFFMGREVFKTSPTQESCTVGVWAAFDPIHNVVVIDTEGLLGNSSKQGQRTRLLLKVLAISDLIIYRTHADRLHDDLFKFLGDASEAYLKHFTKELKATTARCGLDVPLSTLGPAVVIFHETVHTKLLGSEKSSESVDRLLLERFRKLSRFPEAFSSVQYWGTQTLSPPTDFLGLQSKLEQLLDNNATRSPRTPVVIFKALQALSERFNGEIGDELVAHSCFFPDEYFTCSSLCLSCGSGCKNSMNHLAEGMCHEAKHRCRYSVQYDNRIYTCKACYEGGKEVLVVPKTSASSDSPWMGLAKYAWSGYVIECPNCGVIYRSRQYWYGNQDPVDTVVRTEIQHVWPGSDGFLKDNSNAAQRLLDGVNLVAQSVSELSVKPAKAVTSWLTDQIAPAYWKPNSLILVCHKCHTVFQDNDTKHHCRACGEGFCDGCSSKAAPVPERGWGLAPVRVCDICFEQRASYAELLEAELEEEEGGTLARKVGEAVTNTIGVVVTAIDIPLGLVKDAARPAYWVPDQDILSCHNCQREFTAKLSKHHCRACGQGVCDDCSPERRPVPSRGWDHPVRVCTSCNQKPGEL, from the exons ATGAGTGGCCATGGCTCATCTTCAGAAAAGGGAGTCAATACTAGTCTAATATGTCAAGAGAGTTATGTCTGTGGTGGCTCTGAGGAGGCTGCATTTGAGTGTGATGAATGCAAAAGCTTGCAGTGTGTTCGTTGTGAGCTTGAGCTCCACAGCCAGGAGCTTCTCAAGAGCCATGAGCGGGTTCAGATAAGTCCAGGGCATGTCCCTTATTGTGACAACTGTAAAGGTGGTAACGGAGACAATGGCAAACGCCATAGGTCAGTGGTCCGCTGCCAGAACTGCAAAGTTAACTTGTGCCAAGACTGTCAGAAACGCACGCACAGTGGAGGCAACAAGAAGAAACACCAGCTCACATCTTATCCTCCACCACCAAAACCTGCCGAGGTCAGCTCTGTCCAGACATCTGTGCAGCCTGCTGTCCAAATAGCTGATGAGACCAGATCTCAGAAAGCAAAACTCCAGGAGAAGATATCTAGTTTTCTTCTGGTTGATGAGAATGAGGAAATGCAG ATAAAAGATGAAGCTGCATTTATAAAGAGTCTGAATTGCACAGCTGACCAGCTGCTGAAGGTGGTGTCCATCTTTGGTAACACGGGAGAGGGCAAATCTCACACCCTGAACCACACATTCTTCATGGGCAGAGAGGTGTTCAAGACCTCTCCCACACAGGAGTCCTGTACAGTGGGTGTGTGGGCAGCGTTTGACCCCATCCATAATGTAGTGGTCATCGATACAGAGGGTCTGCTTGGGAACAGTTCCAAACAGGGCCAGAGAACCCGTCTCTTGCTCAAGGTGCTCGCCATCTCTGACCTCATCATCTACCGCACCCACGCCGACCGTCTCCATGATGACCTCTTCAAATTCCTTGGGGACGCCTCTGAGGCCTACTTGAAGCATTTCACTAAGGAATTGAAGGCCACGACAGCCCGCTGCGGCCTGGATGTCCCACTGTCCACCTTGGGCCCTGCTGTGGTGATCTTCCATGAAACAGTTCATACTAAGTTGCTCGGTTCAG aGAAGTCATCCGAGTCAGTAGATCGGCTGCTTTTGGAGCGCTTCAGGAAGCTTTCTCGTTTCCCAGAGGCCTTCAGCTCTGTCCAGTACTGGGGCACACAGACTCTGAGCCCCCCTACTGACTTTCTTGGCCTGCAGAGTAAACTGGAGCAGCTCCTTGATAACAACGCCACTCGTTCCCCACGCACCCCTGTGGTCATCTTCAAAGCCCTGCAG GCATTAAGTGAGCGCTTCAATGGGGAAATTGGAGATGAGCTGGTAGCTCACAGCTGCTTCTTTCCTGATGAGTACTTCACTTGCTCCAGCTTGTGCCTCAGTTGTGG ATCCGGTTGCAAGAACAGCATGAACCACTTAGCAGAAGGAATGTGCCATGAGGCGAAGCATCGTTGTCGTTATTCTGTTCAGTACGATAATCGCATTTACACCTGTAAG GCTTGCTATGAAGGGGGGAAGGAAGTGCTAGTTGTCCCAAAGACCTCAGCGTCCTCAGACTCTCCATGGATGGGTCTTGCCAAATATGCCTGGTCTGG GTATGTTATTGAATGTCCCAACTGTGGAGTGATCTATCGGAGCCGTCAGTATTGGTATGGGAACCAGGACCCTGTGGATACAGTTGTTCGCACTGAGATCCAGCATGTATGGCCAGGG TCGGATGGCTTTTTAAAGGACAATAGCAATGCAGCACAGCGTCTTTTGGATGGAGTCAACTTGGTAGCCCAgtctgtgtcagagctcagtgTCAAGCCTGCCAAGGCCGTCACCTCTTGGCTGACAGATCAGATCGCCCCAGCCTACTGGAAACCCAACTCCCTCATCTTG GTGTGCCATAAGTGTCACACAGTCTTCCAGGACAACGACACCAAACATCACTGCCGTGCCTGTGGAGAGGGTTTCTGCGATGGCTGCTCTTCCAAAGCTGCACCCGTCCCTGAGAGAGGCTGGGGTCTTGCCCCTGTCAGAGTCTGTGACATCTGCTTCGAGCAGAGAGCTTCATACGCAG AGCTACTGGAGGCAGAGCTTGAGGAGGAAGAAGGTGGAACTCTTGCCAGAAAGGTCGGAGAGGCGGTGACCAACACCATAGGGGTTGTAGTCACTGCTATTGACATCCCACTTG GCCTAGTGAAAGACGCAGCCCGTCCTGCCTACTGGGTGCCTGATCAGGACATCCTGTCCTGCCACAACTGCCAGCGTGAGTTCACTGCCAAGCTGTCCAAGCATCACTGCCGTGCCTGTGGCCAAGGAGTGTGCGACGACTGCTCCCCGGAGCGTCGTCCGGTTCCATCGCGGGGCTGGGACCACCCCGTGCGCGTGTGCACCAGCTGCAACCAGAAACCTGGAGAACTTTAA
- the LOC121881525 gene encoding zinc finger protein DPF3-like isoform X2: MAAVIQNPLKALGDQFYKDAIEQCRSYNARLCAERSVRLPFLDSQTGVAQNNCYIWMERHHRSPGVAAGQMYTYPARCWRKKRRLHNTSDPRLGIYGLQLDGGLMSKDTLPTQSTTLEALLRGEGLDKRNNSKNDEESLLEIQRVLEADAAEDAFNDDDDYEVDTPKRRHRGKGRGRGSGRRRADLDDDKPYVCDNRYKQKNNSKSSTSVYAKRYRNRTGLSYHYTHSHLAEEDRAGERSTVASRSPSVQQTDRHKRPKGPGGTSIPNNYCNKCHGSNKKMGKSGSPCTACQCTTDRVEEKEDGTFTGAEELFGTTSESDTSTFHGFEEDELEEPATNSNGISNRHR, from the exons ATGGCGGCTGTCATTCAGAATCCACTAAAAGC GTTGGGAGACCAGTTCTATAAGGACGCCATTGAGCAGTGCCGCAGCTACAATGCCCGTTTGTGTGCTGAACGCAGTGTACGCCTGCCATTCCTGGACTCGCAAACCGGTGTGGCCCAGAACAACTGCTACATCTGGATGGAACGCCACCACCGCAGccctg GAGTGGCAGCCGGGCAGATGTACACATACCCTGCCCGCTGCTGGAGAAAGAAGAGACGGCTGCACAACACCTCTGATCCCCGCCTGGGCATCTACGGTCTCCAGCTCG ATGGTGGCCTCATGTCCAAGGACACTTTGCCCACCCAGAGCACCACACTGGAGGCTCTGCTACGAGGCGAGGGTCTAGACAAGAGGAACAACTCTAAGAACGACGAGGAGAGCCTGCTGGAGATCCAG AGGGTTCTGGAGGCAGATGCAGCAGAAGATGCCTTCAATGATGATGACGACTACGAGGTGGACACTCCTAAGAGGAGACACCGGGGAAAAGGAAGA ggTCGGGGTTCAGGCCGCAGGAGGGCAGATCTGGATGACGACAAGCCATATGTCTGTGACA ACAGATACAAACAAAAGAATAACTCAAAATCTTCAACCTCAG TCTATGCGAAGCGCTACAGGAACCGTACGGGACTAAGCTACCACTACACCCATTCCCACCTggcagaggaggacagagcCGGGGAGAGAAGCACGGTGGCGTCCAGATCTCCTTCTGTACAGCAGACTGACCGGCACAAAC GTCCAAAGGGTCCAGGTGGGACTAGCATTCCCAACAACTACTGTAATAAATGCCATGGCTCGAACAAGAAAATGGGTAAATCTGGGTCCCCCTGCACAGCCTGCCAATGCACAA CTGACCGTGTAGAAGAGAAGGAGGACGGGACTTTTACCGGGGCCGAGGAGCTGTTCGGCACCACCTCGGAGAGCGACACTTCCACCTTTCATGGATTTGAGGAAGACGAGCTGGAGGAGCCCGCCACAAACAGCAACGGAATATCCAACCGACACAGATAG
- the LOC121881525 gene encoding zinc finger protein DPF3-like isoform X1 — MSTLAPPSADVVRTRLGDQFYKDAIEQCRSYNARLCAERSVRLPFLDSQTGVAQNNCYIWMERHHRSPGVAAGQMYTYPARCWRKKRRLHNTSDPRLGIYGLQLDGGLMSKDTLPTQSTTLEALLRGEGLDKRNNSKNDEESLLEIQRVLEADAAEDAFNDDDDYEVDTPKRRHRGKGRGRGSGRRRADLDDDKPYVCDNRYKQKNNSKSSTSVYAKRYRNRTGLSYHYTHSHLAEEDRAGERSTVASRSPSVQQTDRHKRPKGPGGTSIPNNYCNKCHGSNKKMGKSGSPCTACQCTTDRVEEKEDGTFTGAEELFGTTSESDTSTFHGFEEDELEEPATNSNGISNRHR; from the exons ATGTCAACTTTGGCTCCTCCGAGCGCAGACGTGGTCAGGACCCG GTTGGGAGACCAGTTCTATAAGGACGCCATTGAGCAGTGCCGCAGCTACAATGCCCGTTTGTGTGCTGAACGCAGTGTACGCCTGCCATTCCTGGACTCGCAAACCGGTGTGGCCCAGAACAACTGCTACATCTGGATGGAACGCCACCACCGCAGccctg GAGTGGCAGCCGGGCAGATGTACACATACCCTGCCCGCTGCTGGAGAAAGAAGAGACGGCTGCACAACACCTCTGATCCCCGCCTGGGCATCTACGGTCTCCAGCTCG ATGGTGGCCTCATGTCCAAGGACACTTTGCCCACCCAGAGCACCACACTGGAGGCTCTGCTACGAGGCGAGGGTCTAGACAAGAGGAACAACTCTAAGAACGACGAGGAGAGCCTGCTGGAGATCCAG AGGGTTCTGGAGGCAGATGCAGCAGAAGATGCCTTCAATGATGATGACGACTACGAGGTGGACACTCCTAAGAGGAGACACCGGGGAAAAGGAAGA ggTCGGGGTTCAGGCCGCAGGAGGGCAGATCTGGATGACGACAAGCCATATGTCTGTGACA ACAGATACAAACAAAAGAATAACTCAAAATCTTCAACCTCAG TCTATGCGAAGCGCTACAGGAACCGTACGGGACTAAGCTACCACTACACCCATTCCCACCTggcagaggaggacagagcCGGGGAGAGAAGCACGGTGGCGTCCAGATCTCCTTCTGTACAGCAGACTGACCGGCACAAAC GTCCAAAGGGTCCAGGTGGGACTAGCATTCCCAACAACTACTGTAATAAATGCCATGGCTCGAACAAGAAAATGGGTAAATCTGGGTCCCCCTGCACAGCCTGCCAATGCACAA CTGACCGTGTAGAAGAGAAGGAGGACGGGACTTTTACCGGGGCCGAGGAGCTGTTCGGCACCACCTCGGAGAGCGACACTTCCACCTTTCATGGATTTGAGGAAGACGAGCTGGAGGAGCCCGCCACAAACAGCAACGGAATATCCAACCGACACAGATAG